A genome region from Nicotiana tabacum cultivar K326 chromosome 13, ASM71507v2, whole genome shotgun sequence includes the following:
- the LOC107794785 gene encoding uncharacterized protein LOC107794785 — protein MSLLVKNKIDFINETCVREDYEKHPFRLHQWDQCNTIVRSWIMSSVAKELRQGIVFSSNTKKVWEALKNRFDKDEFESIISFPGCDCKKSKTFVEFLHTQKLVKFLMGLNETYAPQRSQILIMHPIPSLNQAYSMLIQEESQRMSSGLDELETHI, from the exons ATGTCACTGTTAGTGAAGAATAAGATCGATTTCATTAATGAAACTTGTGTGCGAGAGGATTATGAGAAACATCCATTTCGATTGCATCAGTGGGACCAATGCAATACAATAGTACGATCGTGGATTATGAGTTCTGTTGCAAAGGAATTGAGGCAAGGCATTGTGTTTTCATCAAACACTAAGAAGGTTTGGGAAGCCCTAAAGAACCGCTTTGATAAG GACGAATTTGAGTCAATTATCTCTTTCCCTGGCTGTGACTGCAAAAAATCTAAGACTTTTGTTGAGTTTCTGCATACACAAAAGCTTGTGAAATTCTTAATGGGGTTAAACGAGACCTATGCACCACAGAGGAGTCAAATTCTGATAATGCACCCTATACCCTCACTCAATCAGGCATACTCGATGCTTATTCAGGAGGAAAGTCAAAGAATGAGTAGTGGACttgacgagctcgaaacacatATTTAA
- the PKE1 gene encoding uncharacterized protein PKE1: MGGDNTEKTTVMVLKVDLQCSSCYKKVKKVLCKFPQIRDQVYDEKANTITITVLCCNPEKIRDKLCCKGGGVIKSIEIKEPPKPKAPEKPKEPEKPKEPAKPKEPEKPKEPEKPKQPEKPKEPEKPKQPENPKEPVKSTEPEKPKEPEKPKELAKPKESEKPKEPEKPKQPEKPKEPEKPKQPEKPKEPEKPKQPEKPKEPEKPKEAPKPAPVAPPPQPQAQPPPPYAPEPVIVMPIQGYPQPPPPGYGCCGQCYEGYHGGPCYHWYGRPVQPAPPSGPCYDIYSYGYGPGPVPYGLPRGCYVSKCNEYFSEENAAGCSIM, encoded by the exons ATGGGTGGTGACAACACTGAGAAG ACTACCGTAATGGTGCTAAAGGTTGATCTTCAATGCTCAAGCTGCTACAAGAAGGTCAAGAAAGTTCTTTGCAAATTCCCTC AAATTCGAGATCAGGTGTACGATGAGAAGGCCAATACTATCACCATTACTGTATTGTGTTGCAATCCTGAAAAAATTCGTGACAAATTGTGTTGCAAAGGAGGGGGAGTGATCAAGAGTATCGAGATCAAAGAGCCTCCAAAGCCTAAGGCTCCCGAGAAGCCCAAAGAGCCCGAGAAGCCCAAAGAGCCCGCAAAACCTAAAGAGCCAGAGAAACCTAAGGAGCCCGAGAAGCCCAAGCAGCCCGAAAAGCCTAAAGAACCAGAAAAGCCCAAGCAGCCTGAAAACCCCAAAGAGCCCGTGAAGTCTACGGAACCCGAGAAGCCGAAAGAACCGGAAAAACCAAAAGAACTCGCGAAACCTAAGGAATCTGAGAAGCCCAAAGAGCCAGAAAAGCCCAAACAGCCCGAGAAGCCCAAAGAGCCAGAAAAGCCCAAACAGCCCGAGAAGCCCAAGGAACCCGAGAAGCCCAAACAACCTGAAAAGCCCAAAGAACCTGAGAAGCCCAAGGAAGCTCCTAAACCCGCACCGGTAGctccaccaccacaaccacaagcACAACCACCACCTCCGTATGCGCCAGAGCCAGTGATAGTGATGCCAATACAAGGATACCCGCAACCACCCCCTCCCGGATATGGTTGTTGTGGGCAATGTTACGAAGGCTATCACGGAGGCCCATGTTATCATTGGTATGGAAGACCAGTACAACCCGCACCACCATCGGGCCCATGCTACGATATATATTCGTATGGTTACGGGCCCGGGCCTGTTCCATATGGACTGCCAAGAGGCTGCTATGTAAGCAAATGCAATGAATATTTCAGTGAAGAGAATGCAGCTGGATGCTCAATTATGTAA